The following are encoded together in the Streptomyces sp. NBC_00341 genome:
- a CDS encoding TetR/AcrR family transcriptional regulator has translation MATSTAGTPARPMRADARRNYDRLLTEARTAFAEHGTTASLEDVARSAGLGIGTLYRHFPTRHALMSAVFQEAVADLIARSRELAGAERPCEALVEWLGTIITHAGEYRGLAQALMSTCRDETSALSRCNVPMREAGSVLLARAQAGGAVRAEVSIDDLMQLTNAIALAAEQSPDDPELADRLLTLTVRGLSCSGPSGGDTPLSESESSPSGDHSSLPGGHSSPSGD, from the coding sequence ATGGCGACGAGCACAGCAGGGACACCGGCCCGGCCCATGCGCGCCGACGCGCGCCGCAATTACGACCGGCTGCTGACCGAGGCCCGTACCGCCTTCGCGGAGCACGGCACGACGGCGTCCCTGGAGGATGTCGCGCGGTCCGCGGGGCTGGGGATCGGCACGCTGTACCGGCACTTCCCGACCCGGCACGCACTGATGAGCGCCGTCTTCCAGGAGGCGGTGGCCGACCTGATCGCCCGCTCCCGCGAGCTGGCCGGGGCGGAGCGGCCGTGCGAGGCGCTGGTGGAGTGGCTGGGCACGATCATCACTCATGCGGGTGAGTATCGCGGGCTGGCCCAGGCCCTCATGTCGACGTGCCGGGACGAGACTTCGGCGCTGTCCCGGTGCAATGTGCCGATGCGCGAGGCGGGTTCGGTACTGCTGGCACGGGCCCAGGCGGGCGGGGCGGTGCGCGCGGAGGTGTCCATCGACGACCTGATGCAGCTCACGAACGCGATCGCGCTGGCCGCCGAGCAGTCACCGGACGATCCGGAACTGGCGGACCGGCTGCTGACGCTGACGGTGCGGGGGCTGAGTTGCTCAGGCCCTTCCGGGGGCGACACCCCCCTCTCGGAGAGCGAATCCAGCCCCTCGGGAGACCATTCAAGCCTCCCCGGGGGCCATTCAAGCCCCTCCGGCGATTGA
- a CDS encoding DeoR/GlpR family DNA-binding transcription regulator yields MFAAERRQLILEMVRANGAVSLRELARVVQTSEVTVRRDVRALEAEGLLDRRHGGAVLPGGFTRESGFPQKSHLATAEKTAIADLAAGLVEEGEAIVVGAGTTTQELARRLARVPGLTVVTNSLLVAQALAHANRVEVVMTGGTLRGSNYALVGSGAEQSLQGLRVSRAFLSGSGLTAERGLSTSNMLSASVDRALVQAAGEVVVLADHTKLGSDTMFQTVPTDLITRLVTDEPAAHDDRAAAELQALADQGVQIAVAGPGGAPAPASAEPGASGRGNRRDMPLPGQRRTHAQPVRGAALGDQGPVDRARVADLRRR; encoded by the coding sequence GTGTTCGCTGCAGAACGTCGTCAATTGATCCTCGAAATGGTGCGCGCCAACGGGGCGGTATCGCTCCGTGAGCTCGCCCGCGTCGTCCAGACCTCCGAAGTGACCGTACGGCGGGACGTGCGGGCACTGGAGGCAGAAGGACTCCTCGACCGCCGGCACGGCGGTGCGGTCTTGCCGGGCGGTTTTACGCGGGAGTCCGGCTTTCCGCAGAAATCCCATCTCGCCACCGCGGAGAAGACCGCCATCGCCGACCTGGCCGCCGGTCTCGTCGAAGAGGGCGAGGCCATCGTGGTCGGCGCCGGTACGACCACGCAGGAGCTGGCCCGTCGGCTCGCGCGGGTCCCCGGTCTGACCGTGGTCACCAACTCACTGCTGGTCGCCCAGGCGCTCGCCCATGCCAACCGGGTGGAGGTGGTGATGACCGGCGGCACCCTGCGCGGTTCCAACTACGCCCTGGTGGGCAGCGGGGCCGAGCAGTCGCTCCAGGGGCTGCGGGTCTCGCGGGCGTTCCTCTCCGGGAGCGGCCTCACCGCCGAGCGCGGGCTCTCCACGTCCAACATGCTCTCCGCGAGCGTGGACCGGGCGCTGGTCCAGGCGGCCGGGGAGGTGGTGGTCCTGGCCGACCACACCAAGCTCGGCTCCGACACCATGTTCCAGACGGTGCCGACCGACCTCATCACCCGGCTCGTGACGGACGAACCGGCCGCGCACGACGACCGTGCCGCGGCGGAGCTGCAGGCCCTGGCCGACCAGGGGGTGCAGATCGCGGTGGCGGGTCCGGGGGGTGCTCCGGCCCCGGCGTCGGCCGAACCGGGGGCGTCCGGGCGGGGCAACCGCCGGGACATGCCGCTTCCGGGGCAGCGGCGTACGCATGCGCAGCCGGTGCGGGGGGCGGCGCTGGGGGACCAGGGCCCGGTGGACCGGGCGAGAGTGGCGGACCTGCGGCGCCGCTGA
- a CDS encoding biotin carboxylase N-terminal domain-containing protein codes for MRKVLIANRGEIAVRVARACRDAGIGSVAVYADPDRDALHVRAADEAFALGGDTPAASYLDMAKVLRAAADSGADAIHPGYGFLSENAEFAQAVLDAGLTWIGPPPQAIRDLGDKVAARHIAQRAGAPLVAGTPDPVSGSAEVVAFAEENGLPIAIKAAFGGGGRGLKVARTLEEIPELYDSAVREAVAAFGRGECFVERYLDKPRHVETQCLADTHGNVVVVSTRDCSLQRRHQKLVEEAPAPFLSQAQNAQLYAASKAILKEAGYVGAGTVEFLVGADGTISFLEVNTRLQVEHPVTEEVTGLDLVREMFRIADGEELGYGDPEMRGHSFEFRINGEDPGRGFLPAPGTVTLFAPPSGPGVRLDAGVESGSVIGPAWDSLLAKLIVTGATREQALQRAARALGEFTVEGMATAIPFHRAVVTDPAFTADPFTIHTRWIETEFVNEIPAFAAPTDADTDEETGRETVVVEVGGKRLEVSLPSSLGMSLARTGLAAGAKPKRRAAKKSGSAASGDTLASPMQGTIVKIAVEEGQEVKEGDLIVVLEAMKMEQPLNAHRSGTVKGLTAEVGTSLSSGAMICEIKD; via the coding sequence GTGCGCAAGGTGCTCATCGCCAACCGTGGCGAGATTGCTGTCCGTGTTGCCCGTGCTTGCCGGGACGCGGGGATCGGGAGCGTGGCCGTCTACGCGGACCCGGACCGCGACGCGTTGCATGTGCGTGCGGCCGATGAGGCATTCGCGCTGGGCGGTGACACTCCGGCCGCCAGTTATCTGGACATGGCCAAGGTCCTGCGGGCCGCCGCGGATTCCGGGGCGGACGCGATCCACCCGGGTTACGGGTTCCTCTCGGAGAACGCCGAGTTCGCGCAGGCCGTGCTGGATGCCGGGCTGACGTGGATCGGGCCGCCGCCGCAGGCGATCCGGGACCTGGGTGACAAGGTCGCCGCCCGCCATATCGCGCAGCGTGCCGGTGCCCCGCTCGTCGCGGGCACCCCGGACCCGGTCTCGGGTTCTGCGGAGGTCGTGGCGTTCGCCGAGGAGAACGGGCTGCCGATCGCGATCAAGGCGGCGTTCGGCGGTGGCGGGCGCGGGCTGAAGGTCGCCCGCACGCTGGAGGAGATCCCGGAGCTGTACGACTCCGCGGTGCGTGAGGCGGTTGCCGCGTTCGGGCGCGGGGAGTGCTTCGTGGAGCGCTACCTGGACAAGCCCCGGCACGTGGAGACGCAGTGCCTGGCCGACACCCACGGCAATGTCGTGGTCGTGTCCACCCGTGACTGCTCGCTCCAGCGCCGCCACCAGAAGCTCGTGGAGGAGGCCCCGGCCCCCTTCCTGTCCCAGGCGCAGAACGCGCAGCTGTACGCGGCGTCCAAGGCGATCCTGAAGGAGGCCGGCTACGTCGGCGCGGGCACGGTCGAGTTCCTGGTCGGCGCGGACGGCACGATCTCCTTCCTGGAGGTCAACACCCGTCTGCAGGTCGAGCACCCGGTCACCGAGGAGGTCACCGGCCTCGACCTCGTACGGGAGATGTTCCGCATCGCCGACGGTGAGGAGCTCGGTTACGGGGACCCCGAGATGCGCGGGCACTCCTTCGAGTTCCGGATCAACGGCGAGGACCCGGGCCGTGGCTTCCTGCCGGCCCCCGGCACCGTGACCCTGTTCGCCCCGCCGTCCGGCCCGGGTGTCCGTCTCGACGCGGGCGTCGAGTCCGGCAGCGTGATCGGCCCCGCCTGGGACTCGCTCCTGGCGAAGCTGATCGTGACGGGCGCCACCCGTGAGCAGGCGCTGCAGCGGGCGGCCCGCGCGCTGGGCGAGTTCACCGTGGAGGGCATGGCCACCGCGATCCCCTTCCACCGCGCGGTCGTGACCGACCCGGCGTTCACCGCGGACCCGTTCACCATCCACACCCGCTGGATCGAGACGGAGTTCGTCAACGAGATCCCGGCCTTCGCCGCCCCCACCGACGCCGACACCGACGAGGAAACCGGCCGCGAGACGGTCGTCGTCGAGGTCGGCGGCAAGCGCCTCGAAGTCTCCCTGCCGTCCTCGCTCGGCATGAGCCTGGCCCGCACCGGACTCGCGGCCGGCGCCAAGCCCAAGCGCCGTGCGGCCAAGAAGTCCGGCTCCGCGGCCTCCGGCGACACCCTCGCGTCCCCGATGCAGGGCACGATCGTGAAGATCGCCGTGGAGGAGGGCCAGGAGGTCAAGGAGGGCGACCTGATCGTCGTCCTGGAGGCGATGAAGATGGAGCAGCCGCTCAACGCGCACCGCTCCGGCACGGTCAAGGGCCTGACCGCGGAGGTCGGCACCTCCCTCTCGTCCGGCGCCATGATCTGCGAGATCAAGGACTGA